A region from the Rosa rugosa chromosome 6, drRosRugo1.1, whole genome shotgun sequence genome encodes:
- the LOC133716895 gene encoding transcription factor bHLH80-like yields the protein MQPAPGRSEGEVTREGLGRLCSAPASCLEALLEDEEEDLLKPSQCLTDLLADNCEGPSSIVTTAVGFASNTTTGPAATFLRQNSSSANFVGNSSDGSEWYFYGFGIPASLDYASHSNFNSVSSSLVNKRVREVGDWFPFRQLKGLFEANTGLFEANTPLWPHMKFPTTFLETSGDVS from the exons ATGCAACCGGCACCTGGCAGAAGTGAAGGAGAAGTGACTCGCGAAGGACTTGGTCGGTTATGCTCGGCCCCAGCGTCATGTTTGGAAGCGCTGCTTGAGGACGAAGAAGAGGACCTTTTGAAGCCGAGCCAGTGCCTCACTGACCTTCTTGCCGATAACTGCGAGGGGCCCAGTTCAATCGTAACGACAGCAGTGGGGTTTGCTTCGAATACGACGACGGGTCCAGCTGCAACGTTTCTCAGACAGAACAGCTCTTCGGCCAACTTTGTCGGGAATTCGAGTGATGGGTCCGAATGGTATTTCTACGGCTTCGGGATTCCGGCCAGCCTCGACTATGCCTCGCACTCGAATTTCAATAGCGTTTCTTCTTCCTTGGTTAATAAGCGGGTTAGGGAGGTG GGAGATTGGTTCCCATTCCGGCAACTAAAGGGTCTATTTGAGGCCAACACAGGTCTATTTGAGGCCAATACACCTCTCTGGCCCCACATGAAATTTCCGACAACCTTTTTGGAGACTTCTGGCGatgtttcataa
- the LOC133717200 gene encoding protein SMAX1-LIKE 7-like yields the protein MPTPVSTARQCLTPEAAHALDEAVSVARRRGHAQTTSLHAISALLSLPNSALREACARARNAAYSPRLQFKALELCLSVSLDRVSSTQLSDDPPVSNSLMAAIKRSQANQRRQPENYHLYHHLQQQQPSMSCVKVELQHLILSILDDPVVSRVFGEAGFRSSELRLAILRPFPHLLRYSRSQGHPPPPPPLFLCNPDPGPGPGRRRPVFPFSGFPDGDENCRRIGEVLGRNRNPLLVGVCAYDALHIFIGSLTKDGILPVELSGLSSISIEKELSKFTTIHCDSGCLNSRLREVGELAEQCLGPGIVLNIGDLKMFVAEDSLGDSVSYAVGQLTRLVELHRGRVWLIGATASYGSYLKFVGMFPTVEKDWDLQLLPITSLGAESCPRSSLMESFVPFGGFFSAPSDPKLPLSCSNRCLPCNHQCNEIYEQEVYAVPKKGFFASVTGQHQASLPSWMQMAPLGPNKGSDMKTKDDGVLSSSKVTGLQRKGDNTHESHPPPLANLFPTIVGFESAEDKKHNHSNKTNISSNENSCIPVDVQEISTSQSSVPPKAKSESFSSGVWEKPTKDEDIESGSVKSSYSLSNSSIVEGSRTSPTSSTSVTTDLGLGICSSPASKLNLNLDEGRQHDISGFSSSDVDLFNGNSSIYTAQSSFCSSPDKHGHFDPSDVKMLFRALFERVGWQTEAIIAISQRIVHCRSRSEHQTGARHRRDMWFNFVGPDRYGKKKIASVLAEVLYGSQKQLICVDLNSQDGMVHSDTMFGCQVLNGYDAKYRGKTVVDYVAGELCKKPLSIVFLENVDKADVVAQNSLSQAVLTGKFSDSHGRQVSTSNAMFITTTEKGCSILTSKKAPSNYSEERISQAKGWPLQITVECALEGITVSQNWRTSSNTTKESIPHFLNKRKLSGTDEPLELVSETSKRPNKMSTRYLDLNLPAEENAVQRLDDETSENDCFSENSNSWLQEFTDQVDETVAFKPVDFDALAEKISKEIKNSFHKLVGSDCLLEIDTQVIEQLLAAAYLSDRYRVVEDWVEQVLSRGFAEVQKRHNLNAHTTVKLKPCEGICLEEESSQENYLPPKIILK from the exons ATGCCTACGCCGGTTTCCACGGCCAGGCAATGCTTAACTCCGGAGGCGGCCCACGCGCTCGACGAGGCGGTGTCCGTCGCGCGCCGGAGAGGCCACGCGCAGACCACTTCCCTCCACGCAATCTCCGCcctcctctctctccccaaCTCCGCCCTACGCGAGGCCTGCGCGCGTGCCCGCAACGCCGCCTACTCGCCGCGGCTCCAGTTCAAGGCGCTCGAGCTCTGCCTGAGCGTCTCGCTTGACCGGGTCTCCTCGACCCAGCTCAGCGACGACCCGCCCGTTTCGAACTCGCTCATGGCCGCCATCAAGCGGTCTCAGGCCAACCAGAGGCGGCAGCCGGAGAACTACCACCTCTACCATCAcctccagcagcagcagccgTCCATGTCCTGCGTTAAAGTGGAGCTCCAGCACCTGATTCTCTCTATTCTCGACGACCCGGTCGTCAGTCGGGTCTTCGGCGAAGCGGGTTTCCGGAGCTCCGAACTCAGGCTCGCTATTCTCCGCCCTTTTCCTCACCTCCTCAGATACTCCCGCTCCCAGGggcatcctcctcctcctcctcctctgtttctctGCAATCCGGACCCGGGTCCGGGTCCGGGTCGTCGCCGGCCCGTTTTCCCCTTCTCGGGTTTCCCCGACGGAGACGAGAATTGTCGGAGAATTGGAGAAGTTCTAGGGAGGAATAGAAATCCTCTGCTTGTGGGTGTATGTGCTTACGATGCTCTTCACATCTTCATAGGCTCGTTAACTAAAGATGGGATTTTGCCGGTGGAGCTATCCGGGCTGAGCTCAATCTCGATCGAAAAGGAGTTATCGAAGTTCACAACGATCCATTGCGACAGTGGGTGCTTGAATTCGAGGCTGAGGGAGGTGGGGGAGTTGGCAGAGCAGTGTTTGGGACCTGGAATTGTTTTGAATATTGGAGACTTGAAGATGTTCGTTGCTGAAGACTCTTTGGGTGACTCGGTGAGCTATGCGGTTGGTCAGTTGACGAGGTTGGTGGAGCTTCACCGTGGAAGAGTCTGGTTGATTGGCGCTACGGCTAGCTATGGGAGCTACCTGAAGTTTGTGGGTATGTTTCCGACGGTCGAAAAAGACTGGGACTTGCAGCTTCTGCCGATCACTTCGCTTGGAGCTGAATCATGTCCAAGGTCCAG CTTGATGGAGTCATTTGTTCCATTTGGTGGGTTCTTTTCAGCACCTTCTGACCCAAAGCTTCCATTAAGCTGTTCAAATCGGTGCCTTCCCTGCAATCATCAGTGCAATGAAATATATGAGCAAGAAGTATATGCTGTTCCAAAGAAAGGCTTTTTTGCTTCAGTGACAGGTCAGCACCAAGCTAGCTTGCCTTCATGGATGCAGATGGCTCCACTTGGCCCAAACAAGGGGTCGGATATGAAG ACCAAAGACGATGGAGTGCTATCGAGTTCCAAAGTTACAGGACTGCAAAGGAAAGGGGATAATACACATGAATCTCACCCCCCACCTTTAGCAAACTTGTTTCCAACTATAGTGGGCTTTGAGTCTGCTGAAGACAAGAAGCACAATCACAGCAACAAGACCAATATTTCTtcaaatgaaaattcatgcatCCCCGTAGATGTGCAAGAGATATCCACATCTCAGTCCAGCGTTCCTCCGAAGGCTAAGAGTGAAAGTTTCTCCTCTGGAGTATGGGAAAAACCTACAAAAGATGAAGATATTGAATCGGGTAGTGTTAAGTCCTCTTACAGTTTGTCCAATTCAAGCATTGTTGAGGGTAGCCGAACATCTCCAACATCTTCGACTTCTGTGACAAcagatttaggattaggaatttGCTCTTCTCCTGCTAGTAAGTTGAACTTAAATCTGGATGAAGGACGTCAACATGACATTTCAGGTTTCTCTTCTTCTGATGTAGATTTATTCAATGGCAATTCCTCTATTTATACTGCTCAGTCATCATTCTGCTCAAGTCCTGACAAACATGGGCATTTTGATCCAAGTGATGTCAAGATGCTTTTCAGAGCCCTCTTTGAGAGAGTGGGCTGGCAAACTGAAGCTATAATTGCCATTAGCCAACGAATAGTTCATTGCCGCTCAAGAAGTGAACATCAGACTGGAGCTAGGCACAGAAGGGATATGTGGTTCAACTTTGTTGGACCAGATAGGTATGGTAAAAAGAAAATTGCTAGTGTGCTTGCTGAGGTATTATATGGGAGCCAGAAACAATTGATCTGTGTGGATCTGAATTCTCAGGATGGGATGGTGCATTCAGACACAATGTTTGGTTGTCAAGTGTTGAATGGTTATGATGCAAAGTATAGAGGTAAGACAGTTGTTGATTATGTTGCTGGAGAACTGTGCAAGAAACCATTGTCCATTGTCTTCCTAGAAAATGTAGACAAGGCTGATGTCGTGGCTCAAAATAGTTTGTCCCAGGCTGTTTTGACCGGTAAATTTTCAGATTCCCATGGAAGACAAGTCAGCACAAGTAATGCAATGTTTATTACAACTACAGAAAAGGGCTGCAGCATTCTCACTTCTAAAAAGGCACCTTCCAACTATTCCGAGGAAAGAATCTCACAAGCAAAAGGGTGGCCATTGCAGATTACAGTTGAATGCGCGCTTGAAGGCATTACAGTAAGCCAAAACTGGAGGACATCCTCCAATACAACTAAAGAAAGCATCCCTCATTTTCTGAACAAAAGGAAGCTGTCTGGCACAGATGAACCTCTAGAGCTAGTCTCAGAGACGAGTAAACGGCCTAACAAAATGTCGACTAGGTATCTGGATCTCAACCTTCCAGCTGAAGAGAATGCAGTGCAACGCCTAGATGATGAGACCTCCGAAAATGACTGCTTCTCTGAAAATTCCAATTCCTGGTTGCAAGAATTCACCGATCAGGTGGATGAAACAGTGGCATTCAAGCCGGTTGATTTCGATGCACTTGCTGAGAAAATATCAAAGGAGATCAAAAACAGTTTCCACAAGCTTGTTGGTTCAGACTGTTTGCTAGAAATCGACACACAAGTCATAGAACAACTACTTGCAGCCGCATATTTGTCAGACAGGTACAGGGTGGTGGAAGATTGGGTGGAGCAAGTGTTGAGCAGAGGATTTGCAGAGGTTCAGAAGAGACATAACCTCAATGCTCATACTACTGTAAAACTTAAACCTTGCGAGGGCATCTGCTTGGAGGAGGAGTCATCACAGGAAAATTACCTCCCACCTAAAATCATACTAAAGTGA
- the LOC133717202 gene encoding PHD finger protein ALFIN-LIKE 2-like encodes MPSSSPRSVEEIFKDYSARRSGIVRALTNDVDEFYALCDPEKENLCLYGHPDESWEVNLPAEEVPPELPEPALGINFARDGMNRQDWLSLIAVHSDSWLLSVSFYFGARLNRNERKRLFSLTNDLPTVFEVVTGRKPARDKPSADSGSKSRNNAKRSTDGPMRTNSTLLDENYVEDEDEHSETLCGSCGGNYSANEFWIGCDICERWYHGKCVKITPSKAEYIQQYKCPSCSKKGRQ; translated from the exons ATGCCATCTTCGAGCCCTCGCAGCGTCGAAGAGATCTTCAAAGACTACAGCGCTCGTCGCTCTGGCATCGTTCGCGCCCTTACCAAcg ATGTGGATGAATTCTATGCGCTTTGCGATCCAG AGAAGGAGAATTTGTGCTTGTATGGACACCCGGATGAGTCGTGGGAGGTGAATCTGCCGGCGGAGGAAGTGCCGCCGGAGCTTCCGGAGCCTGCTTTGGGGATTAATTTTGCGAGAGATGGGATGAACCGCCAAGATTGGCTGTCTTTGATTGCAGTGCATAGTGATTCTTGGTTGTTGTCTGTGTCTTTCTACTTTGGTGCTCGCCTTAATCGGAATGAGAG GAAGCGTCTGTTTAGCTTGACAAATGATCTGCCAACAGTCTTTGAAGTCGTAACTGGAAGGAAGCCCGCTAGAGACAAACCCAGTGCAGATAGTGGAAGCAAATCCAGGAACAATGCAAAG AGATCAACTGATGGACCTATGAGGACCAATAGTACGTTGCTCGATGAAAATTACGTGGAGGATGAAGATGAGCATAGTGAAACTCTATGTGGAAGCTGTGGGGGAAATTACAGTGCTAATGAGTTTTGGATTGGCTGTGACATCTGCGAGAGATGGTACCATGGGAAGTGTGTGAAGATAACACCATCCAAGGCCGAGTACATCCAGCAGTACAAATGCCCTTCTTGCTCAAAGAAGGGAAGGCAGTGA
- the LOC133715880 gene encoding jasmonate-induced oxygenase 2-like — protein sequence MNCPQDWPEPIVRVQSLSENGIVPDRYIKPLTERPSSDHPTHANIPIIDFQPLLSSDNGDDGLRAATLAKISEACREWGFFQIVNHGVSPELLDQTQKVWREFFHLPMEMKQAYANSPKTYEGYGSRLGVEKGAILDWSDYYFLHFLPFCLKDYNKWPSIPDGREVIDEYGREVVKLCGRLMKALSLNLGLEEDFLQNKFGGQDIGACLRVNFYPKCPQPDLTLGLSSHSDPGGMTLLLCDEHVAGLQVRKDNSWITVKPAPHAFIVNIGDQIQVLSNAMYKSVEHRVLVNPAKERLSLAFFYNPKSDIPIEPVKELVTADRPALYPPKTFDEYRLYIRMRGPKGKSQVDSIKCPRG from the exons ATGAATTGCCCACAGGATTGGCCCGAGCCTATTGTCCGAGTACAGTCCCTGTCAGAAAACGGCATCGTACCCGATCGGTACATCAAACCACTGACGGAAAGACCAAGCTCCGATCACCCCACCCACGCCAACATCCCCATCATCGACTTCCAACCCTTGCTATCATCAGATAACGGCGACGATGGTCTCCGTGCCGCCACACTTGCTAAAATCTCAGAGGCTTGCCGGGAGTGGGGCTTCTTTCAGATAGTGAACCACGGCGTCAGTCCGGAACTGTTGGACCAGACGCAGAAGGTTTGGCGGGAGTTTTTCCATTTGCCGATGGAGATGAAACAGGCCTATGCCAACTCGCCCAAGACTTATGAAGGGTATGGGAGCAGGCTTGGAGTTGAGAAAGGCGCCATTCTTGATTGGAGTGACTACTATTTCCTTCACTTTCTTCCGTTTTGTTTGAAGGACTACAACAAGTGGCCTTCCATCCCGGACGGCAG GGAAGTGATAGATGAGTATGGGAGGGAAGTAGTGAAGCTGTGCGGGAGATTAATGAAGGCTTTATCACTAAACCTTGGATTAGAGGAAGATTTTCTTCAAAACAAATTTGGAGGGCAAGACATTGGGGCTTGTCTAAGAGTGAATTTCTACCCAAAATGTCCTCAGCCAGACCTCACTCTTGGTCTCTCATCACACTCGGACCCAGGAGGCATGACCTTGCTACTATGTGATGAACATGTCGCTGGTCTTCAAGTCCGAAAAGATAACAGTTGGATCACTGTGAAACCAGCTCCCCATGCTTTTATCGTCAATATCGGAGATCAAATTCAG GTTTTAAGTAATGCAATGTACAAGAGCGTTGAGCATAGAGTGCTCGTAAACCCAGCCAAAGAGCGACTGTCACTGGCATTCTTCTACAATCCAAAGAGTGACATACCCATCGAGCCGGTAAAAGAGCTCGTCACGGCGGATAGACCTGCACTATACCCGCCAAAGACATTTGACGAATACCGGCTTTACATAAGAATGAGGGGTCCGAAGGGAAAATCCCAAGTCGACTCCATAAAATGTCCGCGGGGATAA